In a single window of the Nocardioides plantarum genome:
- a CDS encoding SDR family oxidoreductase translates to MSRTALVLGAHGVIGSTLIDHLAALPDFDVVGVSRRGGSDTDQVRHVAVDLLDADATYDAMSRLPEVTHVFYAAFQDRPTWAELVAPNLAMLTHTVEAVAAHAADLRHVSLMQGYKVYGAHLGPFQTPAREDDLGHLPPEFNLDQQRYLTERQAGQDWTWSALRPSVVCGTALGNPMSLVAVLAVYATISKELGVPLRFPGRPGAYDTLLEMTDAGLLARATVWAATDPAAANQAFNITNGDLFRWNQMWPFLAGVFGLPVGAPLPMTLADVMADKQELWERIVADHDLVPTPWADVSSWPFGDAVFSWDYDFLADGSKARRHGFNEHVDTRLMFADLVADLRQRRIIP, encoded by the coding sequence GTGTCCCGCACTGCCCTGGTCCTCGGCGCCCACGGCGTCATCGGCTCCACCCTGATCGACCACCTCGCCGCGCTGCCCGACTTCGACGTCGTCGGCGTCTCACGTCGTGGCGGCTCCGACACGGACCAGGTGCGCCACGTGGCTGTCGACCTCCTGGACGCCGACGCGACGTACGACGCGATGTCGCGGCTGCCCGAGGTGACCCACGTCTTCTACGCCGCCTTCCAGGACCGGCCCACCTGGGCCGAGCTCGTGGCACCCAACCTGGCGATGCTCACCCACACCGTCGAGGCCGTCGCCGCGCACGCCGCGGACCTGCGCCACGTCAGCCTGATGCAGGGCTACAAGGTGTACGGCGCCCACCTGGGCCCGTTCCAGACGCCCGCACGCGAGGACGACCTGGGCCACCTGCCGCCGGAGTTCAACCTCGACCAGCAGCGCTACCTCACCGAGCGGCAGGCCGGGCAGGACTGGACCTGGTCGGCGCTGCGTCCGTCGGTGGTGTGCGGCACCGCCCTGGGCAACCCGATGAGCCTGGTCGCGGTCCTGGCCGTCTACGCGACCATCAGCAAGGAGCTCGGCGTACCGCTCCGCTTCCCCGGGCGGCCCGGCGCCTACGACACCCTGCTCGAGATGACCGACGCGGGACTGCTGGCCCGGGCGACGGTGTGGGCCGCGACGGACCCGGCGGCCGCCAACCAGGCCTTCAACATCACCAACGGCGACCTGTTCCGGTGGAACCAGATGTGGCCCTTCCTGGCCGGCGTCTTCGGGCTCCCCGTCGGTGCTCCGCTGCCGATGACGTTGGCCGACGTGATGGCCGACAAGCAGGAGCTCTGGGAACGGATCGTGGCCGACCACGACCTGGTCCCTACCCCGTGGGCGGACGTGTCGTCCTGGCCGTTCGGCGACGCGGTCTTCTCCTGGGACTACGACTTCCTCGCCGACGGCTCCAAGGCCCGGCGCCACGGCTTCAACGAGCACGTCGACACCCGCCTCATGTTCGCCGACCTCGTCGCCGACCTGAGGCAGCGGCGGATCATCCCGTGA
- a CDS encoding helix-turn-helix transcriptional regulator — protein sequence MEANTELGEFLRSRRALLDPVELGVASYGRRRVPGLRREELAQLAGVSATYYTRLEQGSGSGASDGVLDALARALRLSDDERSHLHRIARPARERGTQESVAPLGRATAQVVASVHEVPVLALDRRNDVLAWNPLAHALLAGHLPYAAPDRPTSRPNTTRMLFLDAHTRELHEDWGSETLRAVAALRIVAGNHPGDPHLGSLVGELSMASERFAELWATHAVASCTEGAKRYRHPTVGLLELDFSVTTVADGTDHRLMILTARPGTPSEHALVLLARGLGER from the coding sequence GTGGAGGCCAACACCGAGCTGGGCGAGTTCCTGCGGAGTCGTCGAGCACTGCTCGACCCGGTCGAGCTGGGCGTCGCGTCGTACGGCCGTCGGCGGGTGCCCGGCCTGCGTCGTGAGGAGCTGGCGCAGCTGGCCGGGGTGAGCGCGACCTACTACACGCGCCTGGAGCAGGGATCGGGGAGCGGCGCGTCCGACGGCGTCCTCGATGCGCTGGCCCGAGCCTTGCGGCTGAGCGACGACGAACGCAGCCATCTGCACCGCATCGCGCGACCGGCGCGCGAGCGCGGCACCCAGGAGTCCGTGGCACCGCTGGGTCGGGCCACCGCCCAGGTCGTGGCTAGCGTCCACGAGGTGCCGGTGCTCGCGCTCGACCGGCGCAACGACGTCCTGGCGTGGAACCCGCTGGCCCACGCCCTGCTCGCCGGCCACCTCCCGTACGCCGCACCGGATCGTCCGACGTCGCGGCCGAACACCACCCGGATGCTCTTCCTCGACGCCCACACCCGCGAGCTGCACGAGGACTGGGGGAGCGAGACCCTGCGCGCCGTGGCCGCGTTGCGCATCGTGGCCGGCAACCACCCCGGCGACCCTCACCTGGGAAGCCTCGTCGGCGAGCTCAGCATGGCCAGCGAACGCTTCGCCGAGCTGTGGGCGACCCACGCCGTGGCCAGCTGCACCGAGGGCGCCAAGCGCTACCGCCACCCGACGGTCGGGTTGCTGGAGCTCGACTTCAGCGTCACCACCGTGGCGGACGGCACCGACCACCGGCTGATGATCCTGACCGCGCGCCCCGGGACGCCGTCCGAGCACGCTCTCGTGCTGCTCGCCCGCGGTCTCGGCGAGCGATGA